A genomic window from Chanos chanos chromosome 14, fChaCha1.1, whole genome shotgun sequence includes:
- the lama3 gene encoding laminin subunit alpha-3 → MDDELSRLKSELESINNKATAHIDLKKLLDAIAATKVLVSMYSSTVQNRALKVKELDADMENVKEDLSMLKHETNKTFSKAHKVLQKVDHTNDRSQALLSAITDLLRRIQELLDKVKDSINTSAPVAPEEVIRMLKEAQQMLQEMRRQNCRTEWKIAEEEQGKADKLLDYIKKHLADHLDENKTLVDQIAQSLMDALAKLQDLAEALKHAEKLVQQAQQLNEGNEAGLKDILKRRKQLESEQSRIPPDLSMARDTLRETEDLQKMLDDLKKEYEKLAAQLDGARNDVPKKLNELSLATSKEGLVRQAEEHAQSLFNLAMDLQITGVVSVIHYEKDVGSSSNAELRVIEDPSAELWALQNISNNSAVQKASEAVKAYTDVINAIREAKAAAEKATQAADQAVTDVKQQDLAKRTMVLKDAANKLLEEATQAQESLKMAEQNIKTQSDRLNRAKDKSNNLKRDIEALEQKMKKIKRDDIAALLDMAKQDASAANSTVNNVTEWVKNISAELNKTVIPSAGSNLDNILNEINKTLTDLNQSLPTLTDTLAEVKNQSQRMPDSANLQDDIRKIKEMIENTRDMVNRVRGPMLFSGNGHVELRPPKNLEDLKAFTALSLMMQRANTDPSNRRRRQGRQAQNKLFVLYLGNKQSPKDYIGMYLEKDVLYCVFKLGGIIHEIKTNAVTRSATNNAFMDKVDFHRVYQDAEVLFTTAFTSATPQKLPPKTLQSNTTVGLLDLDPDDVVFYVGGYPTDFTPPEEINLPPYRGCIEFSTFNDQILGLYNFKQAVNITDKDKCLRHNIIQPPLRGCVGNLRVGASFQLFVEEVGVIPGCFNSLLGVREGTLDLGSSLFLPAKGVVVNGGLMVSLGFKSTQTNSLILQVGQARPGFQLSLVDGFVEMADAKNALRSNEIYNNGEWHYLTAFRNESGLELTVDNKDMGKQQPGASPVAAAGDDIILGKETFSGCIQNLYTRGPEDQYLPADLSAFIQKGNVTLGVCVASQHLPRRIMTKERKRKRNRNDLSGVIKKAAVKDPKGQCEEPAPLIQAYSLDGVRSQLQYNIDAKDLNYRPHFSLDVRTKSSEGLLLHIFGRRGVCMVALYMANGKVKLMVGRNITISHHRKINNGDWHNIRFSVEKDSTHMLVDGFRVPDGKLAEDEGFSLDLQPPVYIGGGQVQPVLEMQRKSLPHKRVIGCIRDIKFYNALLEPAVNHGVAPCFDGDTEKGAYFAGDRSYVVLEKFFTLGEHFNLAFEIRPRNLMGLLFHAGNQHGHNLTVFMKKGKVGIFIL, encoded by the exons ATGGATGATGAGTTGTCCAGGCTTAAGTCAGAGTTAGAGTCTATCAACAATAAAGCTACAGCTCATATTGACCTTAAGAAACTTCTGGATGCCATTGCTGCTACGAAG GTTCTGGTCAGTATGTACAGTTCAACTGTTCAGAATCGCGCGCTGAAAGTGAAGGAGTTGGATGCCGACATGGAGAATGTCAAAGAGGACTTGAGCATGCTCAAACATGAG acaaataaaactttctCAAAGGCTCATAAAGTTTTGCAAAAAGTGGACCACACCAATGACAGAAGTCAAGCCTTACTCTCAGCTATCACAGACCTTCTGAGGAGAATACAAG AGCTGCTGGACAAGGTGAAGGATTCTATCAACACCAGTGCTCCAGTGGCCCCTGAGGAGGTTATCAGAATGCTAAAGGAAGCTCAGCAGATGTTACAGGAAATGAGAAGGCAAAACTGTAGAACTGAATGGAAAATAGCTGAAGAAGAGCAAGGAAAAGCAGACAAAC TCTTAGATTATATCAAGAAACACCTTGCCGATCACCTGGATGAAAACAAGACACTTGTAGACCAGATTGCCCAGTCTTTGATGGATGCTCTAGCCAAACTCCAGGATCTAGCAGAGGCACTGAAACATGCTGAAAAATTAGTACAACAAGCACAACAGCTTAATGAAGGAAATGAAGCTGGCCTTAAAGACATTCTG AAACGTCGGAAGCAGTTGGAGAGTGAGCAAAGTCGCATTCCTCCTGATTTGTCAATGGCCAGAGACACTCTGAGGGAAACAGAGGATCTTCAGAAAATGTTGGATGACTTAAAAAAG GAATACGAGAAACTTGCTGCTCAACTGGATGGAGCAAGAAATGATGTTCCCAAGAAACTGAACGAGCTGTCATTAGCAACATCTAAAGAGGGACTCGTAAGACAGGCAGAGGAACATGCTCAGTCTCTCTTCAACTTGGCTATGGATCTCCAAAT TACTGGGGTTGTGTCTGTTATTCATTATGAGAAGGATGTGGGTAGCAGCAGTAATGCTGAACTGAGGGTGATAgaagacccaagtgcagagctcTG GGCACTACAGAATATTTCTAACAACTCAGCTGTACAAAAAGCTTCAGAAGCTGTGAAAGCCTACACAGATGTGATCAATGCCATCAGGGAGGCTAAGGCGGCTGCCGAGAAGGCCACACAAGCTGCAGATCAAGCTGTCACG GATGTGAAACAGCAGGATCTCGCCAAGAGAACAATGGTATTAAAAGATGCTGCAAACAAACTGCTAGAAGAAGCAACTCAGGCACAAGAGAGTTTAAAAA TGGCTGAACAGAATATTAAAACTCAAAGCGACCGCTTAAACCGTGCAAAGGACAAGAGCAATAATCTGAAACGAGACATCGAAGCTTTGGaacagaagatgaaaaaaatcaaaaggg ATGATATTGCTGCTCTTTTAGACATGGCCAAGCAAGACGCCAGTGCTGCCAACTCCACCGTGAACAATGTGACAGAATGGGTTAAAAATATAAGTGCTGAGCTGAACAAAACAGTGATTCCCTCTGCTGGCTCCAATCTGGACAACATACTCaatgagataaataaaacaC TAACTGACCTAAATCAGTCCCTACCCACACTGACTGATACGCTTGCTGAAGTGAAGAACCAGAGCCAGCGAATGCCTGATAGTGCCAACCTCCAAGATGACATCAGGAAGATTAAGGAGATGATTGAAAACACCAGAGACATGGTCAACAGA GTGAGAGGTCCTATGCTGTTCTCTGGGAATGGACACGTGGAGCTTCGACCCCCCAAAAACCTGGAAGATCTAAAAGCCTTCACAGCTCTTAGTCTAATGATGCAGCGGGCCAATACAGACCCCTCCAACCGCAGGCGCCGTCAGGGCAGACAAGCCCAGAATAAATTATTTGTCCTCTACCTGGGGAACAAACAG TCACCTAAGGATTACATTGGAATGTACCTGGAGAAAGATGTGCTCTACTGTGTGTTCAAACTGGGAGGAATCATTCATGAAATAAAGACCAATGCCGTCACCAGGTCCGCAACAAATAATGCTTTTATGGACAAAGTGGACTTCCACAG AGTGTATCAAGATGCAGAGGTTCTCTTCACAACGGCATTTACCTCGGCTACACCCCAAAAACTTCCACCAAAGACCCTTCAGTCCAATACAACAGTAGGCTTGCTGGACCTGGACCCTGATGATGTGGTCTTCTACGTAGGTGGCTATCCTACAGACTTCACT CCCCCAGAAGAAATAAATTTACCCCCGTACAGAGGGTGCATTGAGTTTTCTACATTTAATGATCAAATCCTTGGTCTTTACAACTTCAAGCAAGCTGTCAACATTACTGATAAGGACAAATGTCTACG ACATAACATCATCCAGCCACCTCTCAGAGGATGTGTGGGGAACCTTCGAGTAGGTGCTTCTTTCCAGCTGTTTGTTGAGGAGGTTGGCGTCATACCAGGCTGTTTCAATTCACTATTG GGTGTGCGTGAAGGTACTCTGGACTTGGgcagctctctctttttgcccGCTAAGGGTGTGGTGGTGAACGGGGGGCTGATGGTCTCTCTGGGGTTTAAATCCACTCAGACCAACAGTCTGATACTACAGGTGGGCCAAGCA AGGCCTGGATTTCAGCTATCTCTGGTTGATGGTTTTGTGGAAATGGCAGATGCTAAAAATGCTTTGAGATCCAATGAAATATACAATAACGGGGAGTGGCACTATCTGACTGCCTTCAGAAACGAGTCAGG GTTGGAACTGACAGTTGATAACAAGGATATGGGGAAGCAACAGCCAGGAGCCTCACCTGTTGCTGCTGCGGGAGACGACATCATTTTAGGGAAAGAAACTTTCAGCGGCTGCATACAAAATCTTTACACGAGAGG GCCTGAGGACCAGTATCTCCCAGCAGACCTCAGTGCTTTCATCCAGAAAGGAAATGTTACGCTGGGAGTTTGTGTTGCTAGCCAGCACCTCCCTCGGCGGATCATGACAAAAGAGCGCAAAAGAAAACGCAACAGAAATGACTTGAGTGGTGTCATCAAAAAAGCG GCAGTGAAAGACCCCAAAGGACAATGTGAGGAGCCCGCTCCTCTAATTCAGGCCTACAGTTTGGATGGAGTCAGGAGCCAGTTGCAATACAACATAGATGCAAAGGACCTTAATTACAG GCCACACTTCTCCCTCGATGTCAGGACCAAATCGTCAGAGGGCCTTTTACTCCATATTTTTGGGAGgcgtggtgtgtgtatggtggcTTTGTACATGGCCAATGGGAAAGTCAAACTCATGGTGGGGAGGAACATCACAATCAGCCACCACAGGAAGATTAATAATGGAGACTGGCACAAC ATCAGGTTTAGTGTGGAGAAAGACTCTACTCACATGCTGGTTGATGGTTTTCGAGTCCCCGATGGCAAACTGGCTGAAGATGAGGGATTTTCCCTGGATTtacagcctcctgtctacatagGTGGAGGCCAAGTTCAACCAGTTTTGGAAATGCAG AGAAAGTCCCTCCCCCATAAAAGAGTGATTGGATGCATTCGTGACATAAAATTCTACAACGCCCTACTAGAGCCAGCTGTCAATCATGGTGTGGCGCCCTGTTTTGATGGGGACACAGAGAAGGGTGCATATTTTGCTGGTGACAGATCATATGTTGTATTAG AGAAATTCTTCACTCTGGGTGAACATTTCAACCTAGCCTTTGAAATTCGTCCCAGGAATTTGATGGGATTACTGTTTCACGCTGGAAACCAGCATGGACATAAtctgactgtgtttatgaaGAAGGGGAAGGttggcatttttatcttgtag